In Solimonas sp. K1W22B-7, the DNA window GTGGAAAGGCCCTGCGCCAGCTTGACCAGCTGCAGGAACTCGCCTGCGTAGCCGTGGCTGTCGCGGCCCCGCGCATCGCGCGCCAGCCGCTCGACCTGAGTGTAGCCGAAGCTGCCGGTGTACTGGCCGCCGCGCAGCAGCTGGCCGAAGCCTGCCACCGCGGCCGACAGGCGGTAAGCCTCGCTGGTGCCGTCCAGGCTGGTGGCAATGTCACGGCGCAGCAAGGGCTGCTCGATCAACAGGCTCGCCGCATCCATGCCGTCCTGCGGACGCTTGTAGCGCAGGCGCAGGAAGCCCAGTTCGTCGCCGGCCGGCATGCCCGCACGCTTACTGCCGTAACGCAGCGGTTCCACCCGCCCGCCGCCCTCGCCTGCCAGCGCGATCTCGTACAGCGCGGTGACGCGGTGCCCGGCGCCGATCTCGCCGGCATCGACCTTGTCGTTGCTGAAATCCTCGCGCGCCAGCTGGCGGTTTTCGTAGCCGATCAGGCGGTACTCGCTGACCACGGCCGGGTTGAACTCCAGCTGGATCTTCACGTCGCGCGCGATCGTCGTCAGCGTGGCATCGCGCTGGTCCACCAGCGCCTTCTGCGCCTCGGCCAGCGTGTCGATGTAGGCGTGGTTGCCGTTGCCGGCGTCGGCCAGCTGCTCCATCAGGCGATCGTTGTAGTTGCCGCCGCCGAAGCCCAGCGTGGTCAGCGCCACGCCGCCCTTGCGCTTCTCTTCCACCAGGTCGACCAGCGTCTCGAAGCTGGTGGTGCCGACGTTGAAATCACCGTCGGTGGCCAGCAGGACCCTGTTGTTGCCGCCCTGGATGAAGGCGCGCTGCGCCATCGCGTAGGCCAGGCGGATCCCCTCGCCGCCGTTGGTGGAACCGCCGGCGCTGAGCCGGTCCAGCGCGCTCTCGATCGCCGCGGTGTCGTTGCCGGCGGTGGGCTCCAGCACCACGCCCGACGCGCCGGCATAGACCACCAGGCTGATGCGGTCCTGCGCACCGAGCTGCCGCGTCAACAGCTTGAGCGAGGACTTCACCAGCGGCAGCTTGTTGGGCTCGTCCATGGAACCGGAGACATCGACCAGGAACACCAGGTTGGACGCGGGGCGCGGCCCGCTCGGCTGCCAGCCGCGGATCGCCACGCGCAGCAGCCTGGTCTTCGCGTTCCAGGGCGTCGGCGCAATCTCGGTGTGCAGGCTGAACGGCCGGCTGCGGTCGCGCGGCAGCGGATCGTCGTAATCGAAGTAGTTGACCAGTTCCTCCACCCGCACCGCGTCCTGCGGCGGCAGGCTGCCGCCGTTCAGGAATCGCCGGACGTTGCTGTAGCTGCCGGTGTCCACGTCGATGCTGAAGGTGGACACCGGGTTCTCCGCCACCAGGCGCACCGGGTTGGCCTCGATCTTCGCGTAGTTCTCGCGGTCTTCGACCTGCGGCTGCGGCATCATCAACGACGGTGCCTGGGCCAGCCTGCCGCGGACCTCCGAGGCCTTCCTCTTCGCAGCGGGCGCCGCCACCGCCGCGCCATAAGCCTCCATCCGCTCGTCCTCGGCCGGATCGAGTACGCCGTCGGCGTCGGCTTCCGCGGCCGGCAACCCGGCCACCGATCCGGACACCGCAGAGGTGCTGGAATCACCCCTCAAGTCCCCCAGCGCCTGCAGTTCAGGCGGTGGTGGCGGCGCCACCGCCGCCGCATCGGCATCACGGGAACCTTGCGTATTGGCGCAGGCGGCGAGCAGCACCAGGGTGGCGCTGGACAAGGACAGCAGCAGGGGTTGGCAACGCATCGCAGTCTCCGTTTCGTGGGGTGTTGATCCTGTAAACGGGGGACGGCGGGAAATGGGGTTAAGGCAGAATGCGAAGCACCTGAAACAAATGCTTCCTCCCACACCTCCTTTTCCCGGAAAGAACCCGAAGATGATGCGCAGTTGCCTGCTTGCCCTTGTGCTTCTACTAACCGCCTGCGCGTCCGCCAAAGGTCCTCAGTACCGGTCAGGCCCGGCCGCGCAGATCGACGAGTCGATCATCTATGTGTACCGTCCCTGGGCCCTTCCCGCGGGGGGTTACACCGCCCGGCTGCAAATGGACGGAATGGCACCGAAGAACCTCAAGAACGCCAGCTACATTAGCTTCCGTGTCCTGCCGGGCCGCCACAGCCTGCGCACGGTTAAGAAGGGCTTCCAAGACTGGGGTGGCAAAGTGCAGGAGATCAGCCTCGACACCCTCGGCGGGCAGGTCTACTTCATCAAGTACGACGTGACGGGTTCCGCCATGGCAACCGGCGGAACGCCGCCCGTCGTGGTAAGCAGCAGCCTCGATATGCGACTGGTCCCCAACTACAGCGCCGAAGCGGAAATGCAGGAGCTGCGCGAGTCCGACTAGCAAAAAACCCGCAGCGCACCCCGCCGGTCACGTCGGCTGAATGCGCTGCGGGGACTCCCCGCAAAACCTGTTTTTCAGAACATCGGATCGACGCGCAGCGCCTGCTTCATCACCAGCGCCGTATGGGTGGCTTCCGAGACCTGGCCCGGGCGGCGCGGCGCCGGGCCCGCCGCTTCCACCAGCACGAAGGGCCTGCCGCGATGGATGATGTAGGCCTGGTCGCTGCGCGGCGTGCGGGCGATGCCCAGCAGGTAGTGCTTCGGCACGTGCACACCGACCAACTGGGTGTTCGACAGGTTCTGCAGGATCGCGGCGAGCAGCGCGGACTTGGTGTCGCAGTCGCCGTAGCCGCGTTCGAGCGCGCGCGGCGGCGGGTAGAAGCCGAGGATCTTGCGGCCGCCGTCCCATGTCGCGGGCTGGCGGTAGACCATGCCGCTCTGCACCAGGGCCATCGCCGCTTCCATCATCCACTCGGTGTCGCGCCCCTGCTCGGCGGCCAGGCGGCGCAGCGCCGCCGCCACCGGCTTCACGCGCGCGCGGTTTCGCTCCACCACGCGGGGCACGTCCACCCGCAGGCGCGGCGTCTGCCCGGCCTGCTCCTGGCTCAACTGCAGCGCATGCTCCCGGTAATAACGTGTCGTGTCGCGGTTGAACTCCTCCTGGTCGCAGCTCTTGCGTGCGCGGCAGGCTTCCATCAGCGCGTCCAGCTCCTGCACCGAGACGCCGAACTCCTGTACCGACTCGCGGCTGCTCTCCGGCGAAAGGCGGAAGGCCAGGCTCAGCGGGTCGCCGGAGAAGCTGCGGAAATTGGCCTGCACCTCGTAGTGGCCCTCGTGGCTCAGCCTGCGCGTATAGGTGGCTCCGCCGGCGCCCTCGCCCACCGAGAGGCTGGCGTCCTCCTCGTAGACATGACCATCCGAAGCCCGCGCCGCGCCCGCCAGTCCCAGTGCAGCTGCGAACAATCCCAGGCTCAGCAGTACGCGGAGGTCACGGCGCAGGTGATACAGCGGATTCAGGCAGATAGGCTTCATGGTGCTGGCGCAGCCCTGTTGGGTACGCCAGGTCACAAACAATCCACATGCGACGAGATGAAATATCGTCAGGGATCGGCTGTAGGGGTTTTGACTGGCCGGAAGGCCAATGGCCCATCACTGCTCGCCCATGAAGAGTAAGCATTTGCTGATTTAATGTAATCCACGTCTTACAAGCGTCGGATGGATCGGGGTTTTCCTGGAAACCGGTCCCGCGCGGCGGAAAACCCCTGATCCGGATGGCGGAACGGCCCGTCCTGAAAAGCGCCTGCCGACCCCGACCCCTCCAGTCCCCCTGCGGTGGCGAATCGCCGACGGACGGCGCGGCGCCGATCAGGCCAGGCCGCGGGAACAAATCCTGCTTCTGCCGGCTTTCCGTCGTGCCGGTGACGGTTTCATGACGCGGCCCGCGCTGGTTTTCCGGCTCAGCGCCCTTGCAGCCGCAGGCGCAGCGCGCGCGGGCTGTTGATCGCCACAAAGGGCAACCACTCGACCCTTTCGGCCAGGTCCACGCGCCGCACCGCCGTGGCCACGGCGGTGAAGAACTCCTGCAGCTGCGCCCGCGCCAGCGCATGCCCCAGGCAGAAGTGCGCGCCCTGGCTGAAGCTGAAGTGACGCTGTACCGGCCGGCGCAGGTCGGCACGGTCCGGGTTGCCGAAGACACCAGGGTCCCGGTTGGGCGCGGGGATCGGCACGATCACGGTCTCCCCTGCCGCGAAGCGCACGCCGCAGAACTCCAGTTCCCGCGCGGCCACCTTGTTGGCCAGCAGGGTGTTGGGCGGATACAGCCGCAGGTTTTCCTCGACGAAGGCCGGCACCAGGGCCGGCTGCGCGTGCAATTGGTCCAGCAGTTCCGGCTGCTGCGCCAGCAACTGCAGGCCGCTGGACAGGGCGCTGGCGGTGGATTCGACGGCACCGATGAACAGGTTGAGGAACAGCACCGTAACCTCGCGCGGGTTCAGCACCTGGCGCTCCTCTTCCACCTCCAGCAGGCGGCCGAGCATGTCGTTCTGCGGCGCCAGCCGGCGTTGCGCGATCTGCGTGCCGACGAACTCGAACAGCTCGGCAAAGATCTCGTTGGCGCGACGCACGATGTCCGGCGTCACCTCGCGGCCGAAGGCCTTGGCCTGGCCTTCGCGCACCAGGGCGTCGACCTTGCGGCGCTCCTGCTCGTCGACGCCGAGGTACTCGCCGATCACCTGCCGCGGCAGTTGCGAGGTCAGCGTTTCCAGCGCATCGATGTCGCGGTCCAGCAGCGGCGGCAGCAAGGCAGCGACGCGCCGGCGCACGATGGCGCGCAGCGGCTCGGCCTGTGCCGGCCCCAGGGCCTTGCCGACCAGGGCACGCAGGCGCCGGTGCTGTTCGCCGCCCAAGGCCCCCAGCGCCTCGCGACGGTACTCGTAGAGCGCGTCGCCGGGCCGGAAGCCGCGGCGCTCCAGCAGGGAAATACCCTCGTTGACGAAGCCGCCACCCAGCAACAGTTCGCTGACGTCGGCATGGCGCAGGATCGCGCGCGTGCCCTCCGCGGTCTGTGCCACCCGGCCCTGTTCGCGCAGTACGGCCAGCACCGGCGCCGGCTCGCGCCAGAAGCCGGCATCGGCCAGGTCCAGCAGCGGCAGGCTCACAGGCCTGCGCCGCCGTCCACCGCCACCACCTGCCCGGTCACGTAGGACGCCTGCTCCGAGGCCAGCCAAGCGATCGTCTCGGCCGCCTCCTGCGGTCGGCCCGGACGCTGCTGGCGGATCAGCGAGACCATCTGCTTCAGCATCGCCTCCACCGGCTCGCGCACGCCCGGCGGGAAACTCGCGGAGACCGCGAAGGCTTCCTCGTAGCTGGAGGCCCAGCCGCCGATCCAGCCCAGGGCGATGGCGTTGCAGCGGATGCGCCGCGGACCTTCCTCGGCCGCGATCTGCCGCACCAGCGACTCGATCGCCGCCTTGGGCAGGGCCGACAGCAGGTCGTTGTCGATGACGCGCCGGTTGGCCATGGTCACGCAGGCCACCAAGCTGCCACCGCGCTCCGACAGCAGCGGCAGCGCATGGTGGAACAGGCGATAGCAGCACAGGGTATCGCCGAGCAGGAAGGCCTCGGCGCGCTCGGGTGCGAGGTCGCGTACGGCGGCGAATTCCAGCGTCGGCCCGGCGGTATAGATCACCGTATGCAGGCCGCCCTGCTCGGCCGCGATCTGCGCCAGCAGTTCCTTGGTCGCCGCCGAGTCGCGCAGGTCCAGGCGATGTCCGCGCGCGCGGCCGCCGGCGGCCGCCACCTCGCGCTCGACCTCTGCCGCTCTTTCGGCATTGCCGAGATAGGTGAAGGCGACCGGCACACCGGCGGCGGCGAAACGCCGCACCACCTCGCGCCCGACAATGCCGCCGCCGCCCGCGACCAGCACGGCGCCCTGGCGGGGATAGGTCAACTGCAGGCTCATGTCCGGACTCCCTGGCTGAAGGGCACAGGGTGGCGCCGCGGAGCCGGCGCATTCATCCATCAAATGCAGTATGGCGGCGCTTGCGGCAAGGCCTCAGGCGATCCACCCGGTCGATGGCTTGAACAGCCCGGAGGCCCGATCGAACACCGCGGAACCGAGCAGGCCGTCGGCCTTGGCCTTGTCCAGCGCCTTGCGCAGGCTGGCGCAACGCTCGGGATAGCTGCCCGCGCCAATACGGCACAGTTCCGTCAACTGCTTTACGAGCCCGGACTTGCCCAGGGCGGCACGCACCTCGGTCTTGCTGCCGCGTCCCTGGTGATGGATGTCGGCCACCGCCGTGCAGACCAGGTCGGAACGACCATCGAGACCATACCAGGGGTCGTACAGGCGGCGCAGCTTGCGCATGCTGATCTCGACGGCGACGTTGACCTGCAGGTCGTTGAAGGAAGCATCGCCATTGGCCAGCAGCACCAGGCGGGCCGCATTCTCCAGCTCTACCCGCCCGACCGCCGCCGGGTCCGGATTCAGGTAGTTCATGAAATCCTTGAGGTTCAGCTCCTGCGGCTTTTGCGGCCGGGGGTACTCGCGTTCCAGGCTTGCCAGGACGCCCCCATCCAGGCGGCGGTGCAGCCGGCCTTCCTGCACTGCCAGTTCGGGGAACTGCGCGCGAAATCCCGCATGCCTTGCCGTCAGCTGGCGGAACAGCAGGATCAGGTTGTCGTCGGGCGTATGCGCCGCCAGCTGGAAGAACCCGAAGGTGAAGGCGGCACGGTCATAGCTGTTGACACGGTTGAAGTATCCACCGCTCTCACTGACCGCGATGACGCCGACCAGCGCCGCGGCAGGACCGTACAGCGCGGCGTAGTCCCGGGCCTTGTAGACCGGACCGTAGCACTTGGCGGTCGGTTGATAGATTCCCTTGTAGCTCTCGTAGCCGATGCTGCGGGCGACATAGAACTCGGCCGCGGCACCGATCTTCGCGAAGTAGTCCTTGCTGCCTTGCGACGCCGCCACCTCGCGCAGGACGACGGCGGGCCGGGTCGATGCCAGTGCGGGAGGAAGCGTCGGCACGCTCGCGGGCGCTGCGCCGGCGCCGGCACCGGCGCGTTCCGGCAGCTTCGCCCCCGGCGGCATCGTGCCGTAGAACAGGGCCTGGTCGCCGTCATAGACCGCGTCGAAGCGTTTGAGAAAATCGGGTGGTGTCTGCCGCACCACCCGGTCATCCGTATTGGAGTAGTTGTAGACATGCGTTCCGTCGCAGATGCCGACGTGCTTCTGCGGCACGTTGCGCATGCTGTGGTTCGCCAGGTCGACATTGCCCTTGGCGGTGACGAACACCAGGAAGGGGGCCGCAGGAGCATCCTTGAACAAACCCACCTTGGGACACCCGGCAAACAGTTCATGCACCCGCAGGCTGGCAGCCGCATGCGGCTTGCCGGTGTGCAGGCGACAGTCATAGCCGCTGTCCACCTCCAGCACGTGACTGACAAAGTGCGCGCAGTGATTGTCCGCGGTGTTGACGTAGCCGTTGCGGCAGAAGTCCGAGATCGTCTTGCCCAGCGTATCTTCCAGCTTCATCGCGAATCCCCCTTTCGCTATCCTGCGGACCCGCAGTACAGCATGAGGGGAGATTCACCGTCGTCACCTGTTCAGGGCATGGGAAACGCCGGGGACACCTACATCGGCGACAGGCGCCAGCGCGACAGCTGCCGCAGCGAACGGTCGATGTTGCCGCGCGCCGGGCGCTCGCGGCGCTCATAGAACCACTGGGTGCAGTAGATGCGCGGGCGCGCCAGGAAGCCCTGCAGGACCTGGCGGCGCAGGGCCTTGAAAGTGGGCGAAGGCACGTGCTTGTACTCTTCGCGCACCTGCCGCTCGTACTCGTCGAAGCGCGAGGAGCGCGCGCCGAGGATCGCCAGATCGATGTCCGACAGCAGCTGCTGGTCCGGCGTGACCGGCTGGCCCTCGTGGCGCGTCACCATCACCAGCTCGTAGATGCGCTCGGTGACGGCGTCGTCGGCACCGGCCTTGCGCAGCGCACGCCGCGCCCATTCGGCGCTGCGGATCTCGTTGTCGTGGCGCCGCACCTCGTAGATCGCGTCGTGGAACCACAGCGCCAGTTCCACCTCGGCCGGGTGCTCGGCCAGCTCGCGTGTCTCGGCGAACAGTTCCAGGCACTCCATCAGGTGGTGCAGCGTGTGGTAGTGGCGCGAGGAACTGGAGTAGCGCAGCCGCAGGTCGGCGTGCAGCTCGGGATCGGCCTTGAGGCCCAGTTCCTCCCAGACTTCGCTCCAGCGGGCCAGGTTGCTCATGCGGCGAGTCTCTCAAGCAATGCCGGCAACACGTCGATGGCGCGCGCGCGCAGGCGCAGGTCCACCACGCCGGACACCTCGCTGGTGCCGGGATTGATCTCGATGCTCGGCGCACCCCAGCGCCGCGCCATCAGCACCGGCGCGGCGATGTACGGGAACACGCTGGTGGTGCCGATGCTCAGCACGGCGTCCACGCCCCGTTCCAGCACGGCCTGCAGGCGATCCAGGGCCGGCTCCGGCAGCATTTCGCCGAACAGCACCACGCGCGGGCGCTCGATGCCGCCGCAGTCGGCGCAACGCGGCGGCAGCTTGTCGATGCGGGCGAAGTCGCTGATTTCGCGCGAGGCGCCGCATTGCACGCAGTACAGCTCGCGCAGGTTGCCGTGGATCTCGATGACGTCGGCCGAGCCGGCGTCGACATGGAAGCCGTCGATGTTCTGGGTCAGCACGGTGAGCGGGTCGAACCTTTGCTGCAATGCAGCAAGGGCAGCATGGGCGGCGTTGTAGCGGGCTCCGCGGCAGCTGCGTTCCAGCTGGTGGATGTACTTCCAGCAGACCTCCGGGCGGCTGCGGAACATGTCGCCGGACAGCGCATCCTCGATCGCCAGGCCGTCCTCGGTGGCGGCATCCTCGTAAAGCCCGCCGATGCCGCGGTAGGTCGGCAGGCCGGAGTCGGCCGAGATGCCGGCCCCGGTAATGGCCAGCACGCGCCGGGCGCCGCGCAGCAGGCCGGCTGCGCGGTCGAGAAGGTCGTCCAGAGGCTGGTCGGATTGGCCCATGGGCAAAGAATAGCGGAATCGTTCAGAATTTCCCGATAGCGAACCTCATACCAACCAGAAACTTAGGCCCGAAACCTCTCCATGCCCCGCAAGCCTGCCCACGAACAGTTCGACACACTGAAGGCCATCGGCGACTGCGCCTTCGAGCTGTTCGGCCGTTATGGCTACGAGGGGGTTTCGATCGGCGACATCGCCACCGCCGCCAAGCTCAGCAAGGGCGCCCTGTACTGGCATTTCCAGGGCAAGGAAGCGCTGTACCTGGACTGCCTCAAGCGCCTGCACACGATCTTCGACAGCTACATCTTCGACGTGATGCGCACCGAGCCGGATCCGGTCAAGGCCGTGGTGACCCTGTTCAGCGGCCTGTCGAAACTGCTGCAGGACCCGCGCGTGGAGAAGGGCATCGGCGGCTACTGGCTGATCCCCGACACGCCCGAGACGATCCACATCATCACCGCGCAGCGCTCTTTCGAGACCGCCGCCATCGAAGTGCTCAACCAGGTGCTGCGCCGTGGCCAGGAGCAGGGCTCCATGGACCTGGGCGGCGACCTCGACGACATGGCCCGCGCCATCATTTCGCTGGTGGAAGCCTGCGTGCTGCCGCTGCGCCATCTCACGCCCGACGAGGTCAACCGCCAGCTCGGCGTGCTGGCGCGCACCCTGTTCCGCGCCTACGCCAAGTCGCCGGAACTGGTGAAGCTGGTCAGCAAGCTCAACTGAAGCCTGCCCTTCGGACTCCGGGCTGCCTTCGGGCGGCCCGTTTCATTTATGCGTCCTTTACTTCTTCGCCCCCGGTCCTCATCCCGAATTTATCCCGCGATCCCTACCGTGTGCGTCGGGGCAATCGGCCCCGTCTCGGGAACCAGCACATGGACAGCGCGCTCTGCGTCGGTATCGACATCCAGCAGGATGATGTGAAGATCGACGTGCGCCGCGAGGGCCGGCAACTCGCCCGCCTCGCCTTCCGCAACGACCAGGCCGGCCTCGCCGCCCTGTCGGAGTTCATTTCCGCCTGGCAGGGGCCGGTGCGCCTGGCGATCGCCGCGATCGGCAGCACCGCGATCGCCGTCGGCCTGGTGCTGGGCGCCGCTCCCGGACGCCAGGTCTACCTCGTGGCCCGCGCCCAGGCCGCGGAGCCGGCCGCCCTGTCGCGCTACGCCGAGCAGGTCATCTAGCCCCACTGCTGCCGGCCGGATCTTTACGTTTTCTTTATATCCGGACGCGCGGCCCGTCCTCGAATTCCTACGGGCCCGGCGCGCCTAATGCGCGGGCCGCATCAACCCAAACCGCGGTTCAGGAGCTTTGCGATGGGCGATTTCATCTTTCTCGGACTCGGCGTGCTGGGCTTCGCACTGCTGGTCCTCTACGTGAAGGCTTCGGGGAAACTCTAGGCCATGACATTCGACTATCTGCTGGGCGGCGGCGTCGCCCTGTTCACGCTGGCCTATCTCGTTTA includes these proteins:
- a CDS encoding cytochrome P450 yields the protein MSLPLLDLADAGFWREPAPVLAVLREQGRVAQTAEGTRAILRHADVSELLLGGGFVNEGISLLERRGFRPGDALYEYRREALGALGGEQHRRLRALVGKALGPAQAEPLRAIVRRRVAALLPPLLDRDIDALETLTSQLPRQVIGEYLGVDEQERRKVDALVREGQAKAFGREVTPDIVRRANEIFAELFEFVGTQIAQRRLAPQNDMLGRLLEVEEERQVLNPREVTVLFLNLFIGAVESTASALSSGLQLLAQQPELLDQLHAQPALVPAFVEENLRLYPPNTLLANKVAARELEFCGVRFAAGETVIVPIPAPNRDPGVFGNPDRADLRRPVQRHFSFSQGAHFCLGHALARAQLQEFFTAVATAVRRVDLAERVEWLPFVAINSPRALRLRLQGR
- a CDS encoding vWA domain-containing protein; protein product: MRCQPLLLSLSSATLVLLAACANTQGSRDADAAAVAPPPPPELQALGDLRGDSSTSAVSGSVAGLPAAEADADGVLDPAEDERMEAYGAAVAAPAAKRKASEVRGRLAQAPSLMMPQPQVEDRENYAKIEANPVRLVAENPVSTFSIDVDTGSYSNVRRFLNGGSLPPQDAVRVEELVNYFDYDDPLPRDRSRPFSLHTEIAPTPWNAKTRLLRVAIRGWQPSGPRPASNLVFLVDVSGSMDEPNKLPLVKSSLKLLTRQLGAQDRISLVVYAGASGVVLEPTAGNDTAAIESALDRLSAGGSTNGGEGIRLAYAMAQRAFIQGGNNRVLLATDGDFNVGTTSFETLVDLVEEKRKGGVALTTLGFGGGNYNDRLMEQLADAGNGNHAYIDTLAEAQKALVDQRDATLTTIARDVKIQLEFNPAVVSEYRLIGYENRQLAREDFSNDKVDAGEIGAGHRVTALYEIALAGEGGGRVEPLRYGSKRAGMPAGDELGFLRLRYKRPQDGMDAASLLIEQPLLRRDIATSLDGTSEAYRLSAAVAGFGQLLRGGQYTGSFGYTQVERLARDARGRDSHGYAGEFLQLVKLAQGLSTGQARAQIGE
- a CDS encoding TetR/AcrR family transcriptional regulator, translating into MPRKPAHEQFDTLKAIGDCAFELFGRYGYEGVSIGDIATAAKLSKGALYWHFQGKEALYLDCLKRLHTIFDSYIFDVMRTEPDPVKAVVTLFSGLSKLLQDPRVEKGIGGYWLIPDTPETIHIITAQRSFETAAIEVLNQVLRRGQEQGSMDLGGDLDDMARAIISLVEACVLPLRHLTPDEVNRQLGVLARTLFRAYAKSPELVKLVSKLN
- a CDS encoding SIR2 family NAD-dependent protein deacylase — encoded protein: MGQSDQPLDDLLDRAAGLLRGARRVLAITGAGISADSGLPTYRGIGGLYEDAATEDGLAIEDALSGDMFRSRPEVCWKYIHQLERSCRGARYNAAHAALAALQQRFDPLTVLTQNIDGFHVDAGSADVIEIHGNLRELYCVQCGASREISDFARIDKLPPRCADCGGIERPRVVLFGEMLPEPALDRLQAVLERGVDAVLSIGTTSVFPYIAAPVLMARRWGAPSIEINPGTSEVSGVVDLRLRARAIDVLPALLERLAA
- a CDS encoding SDR family NAD(P)-dependent oxidoreductase, translated to MSLQLTYPRQGAVLVAGGGGIVGREVVRRFAAAGVPVAFTYLGNAERAAEVEREVAAAGGRARGHRLDLRDSAATKELLAQIAAEQGGLHTVIYTAGPTLEFAAVRDLAPERAEAFLLGDTLCCYRLFHHALPLLSERGGSLVACVTMANRRVIDNDLLSALPKAAIESLVRQIAAEEGPRRIRCNAIALGWIGGWASSYEEAFAVSASFPPGVREPVEAMLKQMVSLIRQQRPGRPQEAAETIAWLASEQASYVTGQVVAVDGGAGL
- a CDS encoding potassium-transporting ATPase subunit F, which encodes MTFDYLLGGGVALFTLAYLVYALVRAERF
- a CDS encoding HD domain-containing protein; protein product: MSNLARWSEVWEELGLKADPELHADLRLRYSSSSRHYHTLHHLMECLELFAETRELAEHPAEVELALWFHDAIYEVRRHDNEIRSAEWARRALRKAGADDAVTERIYELVMVTRHEGQPVTPDQQLLSDIDLAILGARSSRFDEYERQVREEYKHVPSPTFKALRRQVLQGFLARPRIYCTQWFYERRERPARGNIDRSLRQLSRWRLSPM
- a CDS encoding DUF2846 domain-containing protein gives rise to the protein MALDKDSSRGWQRIAVSVSWGVDPVNGGRREMGLRQNAKHLKQMLPPTPPFPGKNPKMMRSCLLALVLLLTACASAKGPQYRSGPAAQIDESIIYVYRPWALPAGGYTARLQMDGMAPKNLKNASYISFRVLPGRHSLRTVKKGFQDWGGKVQEISLDTLGGQVYFIKYDVTGSAMATGGTPPVVVSSSLDMRLVPNYSAEAEMQELRESD